The Urbifossiella limnaea nucleotide sequence AGTACAGCGGCAGCGGCGCCTTCAGCAGCAGCGGCATGAGCCGCAGGTCGTCGAGGCCGAAGACGTGATCGACGTGGTAGTGCGTGTAAACGACGGCGTTCACCAGCCCGACGCCGGCGCGGACGAGTTGCAGCCGCACCTCGGGGCTGGTGTCGATGAGGATGGTGCCGCCCGGCGCCTGGATGAGGGCCGAGGTGCGGAGGCGGTGGTTCTTCGGGTTCGGCGAGCGGCAGACGGCGCAGTCGCAGCCGATCATCGGCACCCCGACGGAGGTGCCGGTGCCCAGAAAGGTGAAGGTCCGGCCCGCGCTCATGGCGGAATTATAGCCCGCCGGCGCCGCCGAATGACGAATGACGAATGACGAATGACGGCGGGCGATTTCGTCATTCGTCATTCGTCATTTCCTACCGCCCCCAGTGCTCGGCCGGGGCGCCGTACTTGTCGCGCGGGTCGCGCGACGTCGGCCCGGTCAGTTCCACCGGCTTGTACCCGCCGGTGGCGGCGAAGTAGAGGATCAGCAGCAGGAACCCCGCCGCCAGCACCGCCGGGATCGCGGCCGTCCACTTCAACGCCGTCTTCGCCCCGTACGTCCGGGCCTCGTCGAGCGGCTTCTGGTCGGTCACGAAGTTCGGCCGGCCCTCCGCCTCCCACCACGACTTCAGCTTCGACAGCGACTCCTTCAACTTCGCCTCGACCGGCTTCCCCTCCTTCTCCTGCTCGGCGATCGTCGCCAGGTCGGCGTCGAGGGTCGTCGGCTTGGCGTCCGGCTTGCGCACGCCCTTGTCGTCCGTCCCGGCGGCGTAGTCGTCGAACACCTTCAGCTTGGCGTTGTCCAGCCCGGCCACCGGCGGCGCCTCCGCCGGCGCCAGGTCGGTCACCAGCGGGAACCCGGACGGCTCCGGCGCCTTGTACCGGGCGTACGTCGCCGGCGACGTGGCGGTGATCTTCTCGACCGCGAAGTAGTCCTGCTTGTAGCCGATGCCGGGGCTGCCGAGGAGGCCGGCGGCGAGCATCCCGGTGCCGCCGCTGAGGCCCAGCGCCAGCGCCCCGCCCTTCGGGAACCGCTCCGAGATCACCCCCAGCAGCGTCGGCCAGTAGAACGTCTTGCCGATGCCGTACACGGTCACCGCGAGCACCCACGGCACCACCGAGTCGGTGAACGGCAGCCCGAGCATGAACAGCCCGGCGGTGCCGAGCAGGGCGCTCACAAACAACAGGCCGATCGGGTTGATCTTGTGGACGATCGGCCCGGCGAAGAACCGCAGGGTGAACATCAGCAGGTTCGTCCAGATGAACACCATCAGCGCCGTGTTCTGGTTCACCAGCACCCGCTCGGTGATGTTCGTGATCCAGCTGTCGGTGCCGAGCTCGACGTACCCGACCAGGGCGTGCATCACGTACAGGAACAAGATCAGGATGCTGCCGAACGCGAACCGGGTGGCGCCGGCGTAGGCCAGCCACACGGCGCCGGCCCCGGCCCACCCGAGCCACGCCGGGAACTCGACGTTCACCGCCTTGCTGATCATCGGCAGGATCTGCGTGTTCAGCGTCAGCCCGAACAGCCCGACGGCGGCGGCGACGCCGACCATGCCGATCGTCCCCATCTGGTCGGGCATCGACACCCCGGCGGTGTCGGCCTCGGACCGCGGGAAGGGGCGGTTGAACATCATCAGCCCGTACGCCAGCACCGGCACCAGGAACACGCCGAGCTTGTACTCCCAGCGGATCGTCTCGCCCGAGTAGTTGAACCCGAGCAGGATGACGGCCCCGAGGATGAGCCCGAGCGGCCAGCCGGCGTGGAGGATGTTCAGCCAGTGCGTCTTGTTCTTCGGGAACAGCGTGGCGGTGAGCGGGTTGATGACCGCCTCACAGGTGCCGTTGCCGAACGCGAACAGCCACATGCCGAGGTTCAGGCACGTGAACGCGGCGGTCTTGCCGTAGGCGTTGTAGACCGGGGTGGCGGCGAACGTGAGGATGGCCGACGAGGCGTGGAGCAGGAAGGCGACGGCCATGAGCCGGCCGTACCCGAACCGGTCGGCGAGGAAGCTGAAGAAGATGATGGCGAGCCCGAAGCCCCACAGGCCGCCGCCGTTGATGGTGCCGAGTTCGGCCTGGGTGAAGCCGAACTGCTGCCCCCAGTCTTTCACGATCGCCCCGCGGACGGAGAACCCGATGCCGGCGGCGATGAGGGTGGCGAAACTCGCCCAGAACAGGATGCGGTCGTTCAGGCTCGGCCGGTCGGCCGAGCGGGTGGCGCCGTTCACGAAACGACTCCGGGGGGAGGGTGGGGGTGCGTGGTAAAGCGGCGAGTATAACCGCGGGTGCCCGTGAGTGTTTACGAAAAACCCGGTGGGTGGGCGAGTTACCGACGGGAGCGAAAACCCGGCGTCGCGCGTGACAGGTGAACAAATGTAAACTACGTCTTGGTAGAGTCAAGGAATTCTGTTCACCCGCCTCACCGACCGCCAGCGAGCGACGCTTCCCCCTTGCACCCGCCGGCCGCCGCGGTATACCCGGGCCTCCCGAACTTCTGCCGCCGAGGACGCGTGGGCATGGACGCCACAGCCCGGTTCCGCCGCACGCTCGGCCTCGTCGCGCTGCTCGCCGGCTGTCAGGCCGCCGCCGCCGACCGCCCCGTCGGCCGCGCCCAGAGCCCCGACGGCCCGCTGCCCCCCGTTGCGCCACTCGCCCCGGCCGCCCCCGTCGCCCCGGCCGCCCAGCCCGCCTCATTCACCGCGCCGCCGGTCAAGGCGGCCGCCGCGGCCCTCGCCGGCGACCCGCGCATCAAGGTCGTCGCGCTCGTCGGCCTGCGCAACACCGTCACCGAACAAGAGGTGTGGGAGGCGGCCCGGCAGCGCGTGCAGGACTACATCAACGTCGTGGACGGCCCCGGCGGCAAGCAGACGGTCGTGAAGGACGACGCGAAGGCGAAGGAAGTTTACAACGACGAGCTGAAGCGGATCGTGGAGCGCGAGCTGGTGCTGGAGGAGATGGAGGCGAAGCTCAAGAAGGCGGGCAAGGCGGCGGTGATGGACGACATCAAGGACTTCGCCGGCAAGCTCGCCGACCGCAAGCTGCGCGACTTCAAGAGCCGCACTAAGGCCAAGACCGACGACGACTTCCGCGCCGCGCTGGCCGTGATGGGCCTGACGCCGGGCGTGGTGAAGCGGCAGATCGAGCGGCAGGTGATGGCCGACGAGTACGTCCGCAACAGCCTGAAGGACCGCGGCCGGACGGTGAGCCTGGGCGACGTGCGCCGGTACTACGACGAGCACCCGGACGAGTACTCGCGGCCCGAGGCAGTGGCGTGGCAGCACATCTTCATCAGCGCCGCCCGCTTCCCGACGCGCGAGGCCGCCCGCCAGCACGCCGAGAAGGTGCGCGCCGAGGCGGCGGCCGGCGCGAACTTCGAGGCGCTGTGCAAGCAGCACGACCACGGCATCGCGGCGAACCAGCGGGCCGAAGGCGTGGGCCACAAGCGCGGCGAGATCCAGCCGGCGGAGCTGGAGCCGGTGGTGCTGGCGACGCCGGCCGGCGGCGTGGCGGCGGTGGTGGAGACGCCGCCGGGGTACCACATCGCCAAGGTGGCGACGCGGCAGGAGGCGGGCCGGCTGCCGTTCACGGTGCAGGTGCAGGACGACATCCGCGAGAAGCTGATGCGGAAGATGCAGGAGGCGGAGTACAAGCGGATCGTGGGCGAGTTGTGGCAGCGCGGCGTGGTCCACTTCATCTCCACCCCGTGACACCGGTCGTGGTGACGGGGATTTGTGCGTCCGTCACCCCCTGCCCCTTCCCGCACACATGTGTCTAATTTTATGCACAAGGCGGGGGCATGAGCCCCCGCCAGTCGCATTTTAAGTTCAAACTCCAAAATCGTTTACGGCTTTCCAACCGCATTTTTGCAGGTCAAGGGTGTCCGTCGAAGTTGTGTCGGATAACAATGGGGGGGTCGCCCGGAACCCCCTCACGGAAAGAGCACCCTGATGACGGTTCGCGCCCTCCTCGCCCTCGCCCTCCTGACCGCCCTCACCCTCGACTCCGAAGCCGGCCCGTTCCGCCGGCGGTCGCAGCCGAGTTCACCGGCCCCCAGCTACCAACCCACCTACCAACCCCCCTACCAACCCCCCTACCAACCCGCCTCGGTGGAATCCGTCACGAGCACGAGTCACTACACGCCGATCGCGGCGACCGACTCCGTGAGCGGCGACGGGCTCGACGAGGTGAACGCCCTCCGCGCCGCGCGCGGGCTGCGGCCGTTCGCCCGTGACGCGGCGCTGACGGAAGGTGCCCGCGCGTGTGCCGCGGCCCGTGCGGCGCGCTTCCAGTTCGGCCACACGTCGAACGACTTCGCGTTCCTGCCGCCGGGTGCGGCGGCGAGCGCGGCCGGCTGCGCCGCCTACCCGGCGTCCTACGGGTGGATGAGCTGCTGCGTGTACGACGGCGGCACCACCGCCGGCGCCGCGTGGGTGGCCGGCGCCGACGGCAAGCGCTACATGCAGCTGTTCGTGCGCTAACGGGATCGGCGAGCCGGGGCCGGACGCCCCCGGCTCGCCAACATCACATCTTCTGCACGGGCGGGATCGGCCCCTTCGCCCCGCCCCAGTCCGTCGGCCGGTAGCGGATGTCCAAGTGCGGCGTCTCCACCCGCACGCCGCCGCGGTGCTTACTCGTCATCACCGCGTCCAGCACGCCGGTCGTCAGCAGCGTCCGCTCCACCGGGTACGGGGCGTGGCCCGTGCGGACCAGCGAGTCGATCGCCTTCGTCAACTCGGCGAAGTGCGCGAACGGGTCGGGCTGTTGCAGGTAGAACTGGCACGCCACCGGGTCGCGGCCGCGGACCTGGCCGGCGAACACGAACGCCCCGCCGTCGCCCTCGTGGACCCAGCCGTTGGGCATCACCACGAACGCCCGGAACCCGTCGCGGTACTCCACCTCGAACGTCCCCGCGTCGCGCGCCTTCGCCGTCAGGTCGCGGACGTCGCCCTGCGCGTGCGCGGGGACGCGCCGCAGGCCCGCTTCGAGCAGCGGCTTCGTCCAGGCGTGGCGGTCGAGTGCGGCCCACATCGCCGGCCCGGTGTGGCACGTCAC carries:
- a CDS encoding peptidylprolyl isomerase; the encoded protein is MDATARFRRTLGLVALLAGCQAAAADRPVGRAQSPDGPLPPVAPLAPAAPVAPAAQPASFTAPPVKAAAAALAGDPRIKVVALVGLRNTVTEQEVWEAARQRVQDYINVVDGPGGKQTVVKDDAKAKEVYNDELKRIVERELVLEEMEAKLKKAGKAAVMDDIKDFAGKLADRKLRDFKSRTKAKTDDDFRAALAVMGLTPGVVKRQIERQVMADEYVRNSLKDRGRTVSLGDVRRYYDEHPDEYSRPEAVAWQHIFISAARFPTREAARQHAEKVRAEAAAGANFEALCKQHDHGIAANQRAEGVGHKRGEIQPAELEPVVLATPAGGVAAVVETPPGYHIAKVATRQEAGRLPFTVQVQDDIREKLMRKMQEAEYKRIVGELWQRGVVHFISTP
- a CDS encoding MFS transporter — encoded protein: MNGATRSADRPSLNDRILFWASFATLIAAGIGFSVRGAIVKDWGQQFGFTQAELGTINGGGLWGFGLAIIFFSFLADRFGYGRLMAVAFLLHASSAILTFAATPVYNAYGKTAAFTCLNLGMWLFAFGNGTCEAVINPLTATLFPKNKTHWLNILHAGWPLGLILGAVILLGFNYSGETIRWEYKLGVFLVPVLAYGLMMFNRPFPRSEADTAGVSMPDQMGTIGMVGVAAAVGLFGLTLNTQILPMISKAVNVEFPAWLGWAGAGAVWLAYAGATRFAFGSILILFLYVMHALVGYVELGTDSWITNITERVLVNQNTALMVFIWTNLLMFTLRFFAGPIVHKINPIGLLFVSALLGTAGLFMLGLPFTDSVVPWVLAVTVYGIGKTFYWPTLLGVISERFPKGGALALGLSGGTGMLAAGLLGSPGIGYKQDYFAVEKITATSPATYARYKAPEPSGFPLVTDLAPAEAPPVAGLDNAKLKVFDDYAAGTDDKGVRKPDAKPTTLDADLATIAEQEKEGKPVEAKLKESLSKLKSWWEAEGRPNFVTDQKPLDEARTYGAKTALKWTAAIPAVLAAGFLLLILYFAATGGYKPVELTGPTSRDPRDKYGAPAEHWGR